From the Sneathiella sp. P13V-1 genome, one window contains:
- the aroB gene encoding 3-dehydroquinate synthase, giving the protein MPANTTDEDQIVRVPLGCRAYDIRIGGNLLSRAGEFITPVLRRKRVAIITDDVVGPLHLKTLEDSLNATGVEHSSITLPAGEATKSMSQYGELMDTLLEKQVGRDEALIALGGGVIGDLTGFAASTLRRGIDFIQIPTTLLSQVDSSVGGKTGINSPYGKNLIGAFYQPKLVLADVDMLNTLSKRELLAGYAEVVKYGLLGDFAFFEWLEKNGAAVIHGETAARIEAVKRSVQAKADIVQKDEREGGVRALLNLGHTFGHALEAETGYGGSLVHGEGVAIGMLMAMDLSATLGHLKQQDIQRVEQHYDATGLLKNLPSIQNIIWNSENLLKHMYQDKKVDQGKLTFILMKSIGNAFITQEADTSSVLETLEKFVCKIEAEA; this is encoded by the coding sequence ATGCCAGCTAATACTACAGATGAAGACCAGATCGTTCGAGTCCCACTTGGGTGTCGCGCTTACGACATCCGTATTGGCGGAAATCTGTTGTCACGTGCAGGAGAGTTTATTACACCGGTTTTGAGACGCAAACGTGTTGCGATCATTACCGATGATGTCGTGGGACCATTGCACCTTAAAACTCTTGAAGACAGTCTAAATGCAACCGGTGTCGAACATAGCAGCATTACCCTTCCCGCCGGGGAGGCTACTAAATCCATGTCCCAATATGGGGAATTAATGGACACATTGCTGGAGAAGCAGGTCGGCCGGGATGAGGCGTTAATTGCCCTTGGCGGCGGCGTGATTGGAGACCTTACAGGATTTGCTGCGTCAACATTGCGGCGGGGTATTGATTTTATTCAGATCCCCACAACACTTCTGTCTCAGGTAGACAGCTCCGTTGGCGGCAAAACCGGCATCAACAGCCCATATGGCAAAAATCTGATCGGCGCGTTTTATCAGCCCAAACTGGTTCTCGCTGACGTGGATATGTTGAACACTCTGTCCAAGCGGGAACTGCTTGCTGGATATGCGGAAGTTGTGAAATACGGCCTGCTCGGTGATTTTGCATTTTTTGAATGGCTAGAAAAAAACGGCGCTGCCGTTATTCATGGGGAAACAGCCGCCCGCATTGAGGCCGTTAAAAGAAGCGTTCAAGCAAAAGCCGACATCGTCCAAAAGGACGAACGCGAAGGCGGTGTTCGCGCCCTTCTCAACCTTGGGCATACCTTCGGCCATGCACTAGAAGCAGAAACAGGTTATGGCGGTTCACTGGTTCACGGGGAGGGGGTCGCTATTGGCATGTTGATGGCGATGGATCTATCAGCAACCCTTGGGCATCTGAAACAGCAAGACATCCAGCGCGTTGAACAACATTATGATGCAACTGGACTTTTAAAAAACCTTCCTTCAATTCAAAATATAATCTGGAACAGTGAGAATTTGCTGAAACACATGTATCAGGATAAAAAGGTAGATCAGGGCAAGCTCACATTCATTCTAATGAAATCCATAGGCAATGCCTTTATTACACAAGAAGCAGACACCAGCTCTGTACTTGAAACTCTAGAGAAATTTGTTTGCAAAATTGAGGCGGAGGCATAA
- a CDS encoding ribbon-helix-helix domain-containing protein, which yields MNGNVSIFDPVTGEKRRTSIRMEKLEWDTMRKICAINKMTIHQFCTFAAQDPRRKERSRTSRIRCAILKYCIDNGATLKSNEKVSQQYWQC from the coding sequence ATGAACGGGAATGTAAGTATTTTTGATCCCGTAACTGGTGAAAAACGTAGAACTAGTATCCGTATGGAGAAACTGGAATGGGATACCATGCGTAAGATCTGTGCGATCAATAAGATGACCATTCATCAGTTCTGTACTTTTGCTGCGCAAGATCCGCGCCGGAAAGAGAGATCTCGGACCTCAAGGATCAGATGTGCCATCTTGAAATATTGCATCGACAATGGCGCAACACTCAAATCAAACGAGAAGGTAAGTCAGCAATATTGGCAGTGTTAG
- a CDS encoding AEC family transporter: MIEILFNVIAPVLICAGIGFYWAKSGRSFHMETVTGLVTNIGAPTLIFSTLINLKMELSSFLEFGLLALYSLIAFLVIGISILKALRMNVRDYLPALAFPNTGNMGVPLCLFAFGEEGLAFALAFFTVYAILQFTLGVYIASGSSSLSQLAKTPLLYAVLVAMTIKLTGTVTPEWINDTTSLLGGITIPMMLMALGVSLANLSVQHLGRATVLSVIRLLLGFGVGLGLATIFGLEGTAKGVLIIECTMPVAVFNYLFALRYNRATGEIAGTVLISTLLSFLTLPILLTYLLV, translated from the coding sequence ATGATTGAAATTCTGTTTAACGTAATCGCGCCTGTACTGATCTGCGCAGGTATCGGCTTCTATTGGGCAAAAAGCGGACGCTCTTTTCACATGGAAACTGTGACAGGGCTGGTCACCAATATCGGCGCCCCTACCCTCATTTTTTCGACGCTGATCAACCTGAAAATGGAACTGAGCAGCTTTCTGGAATTTGGGTTATTGGCGCTCTATTCCCTCATTGCTTTCTTGGTTATTGGCATCTCAATCTTAAAAGCCCTCCGCATGAATGTGAGGGACTATTTACCAGCATTGGCCTTTCCAAATACGGGGAACATGGGAGTTCCCCTTTGCCTGTTTGCGTTTGGTGAAGAAGGGCTTGCTTTTGCGCTCGCTTTTTTCACGGTATACGCGATCTTGCAGTTTACTTTAGGCGTTTACATCGCCTCGGGCAGCAGCTCCCTCTCCCAACTTGCGAAAACGCCTTTGCTTTACGCCGTTTTGGTGGCCATGACCATCAAGCTTACTGGAACAGTCACGCCGGAATGGATTAATGACACTACTAGTCTACTTGGCGGAATTACTATTCCAATGATGCTGATGGCGCTTGGCGTCAGCTTGGCAAACCTATCCGTTCAGCACTTGGGTAGGGCAACCGTGCTTTCCGTCATTAGATTACTGCTTGGGTTCGGTGTTGGACTGGGACTTGCCACCATATTTGGGTTGGAAGGTACTGCAAAAGGGGTGTTGATTATCGAATGCACTATGCCGGTCGCAGTGTTCAACTACCTGTTTGCCCTGCGTTATAATCGGGCAACAGGTGAAATCGCCGGCACAGTGCTTATTTCAACGCTGTTATCATTTCTAACACTGCCAATATTGCTGACTTACCTTCTCGTTTGA
- a CDS encoding dienelactone hydrolase family protein — protein MKARRDILKGASLLPLSAILANPALAKMVADGVEMKSLNLESGRTVKAGVALPAVSNAPSVILIHEWWGLNDQILSVAADFARQGYLAVAVDLYGGNVATTPDEARANMKAVKASEAEETLKGWMEWAKNERDSSGKVGTVGWCFGGGWSLNASIAAPVDATVIYYGNVTRPASDLKKLKGPVQGHFATKDKWINKEMVAGFEAAMKEAGRPDPETYWYEADHAFANPSGGRFDAEDAQLAWTRTMDFLGKNLA, from the coding sequence ATGAAAGCACGTAGGGATATTCTGAAGGGGGCAAGCCTTCTTCCGTTAAGCGCAATTCTTGCCAATCCGGCACTTGCCAAAATGGTGGCTGATGGTGTCGAAATGAAAAGCCTCAATCTTGAAAGCGGACGAACAGTGAAAGCAGGTGTCGCCTTGCCAGCGGTATCCAATGCTCCCTCTGTTATCCTCATACATGAATGGTGGGGGCTGAATGATCAAATCTTATCCGTAGCCGCAGATTTTGCAAGGCAAGGTTATCTGGCCGTTGCAGTGGACCTTTATGGTGGGAATGTTGCCACGACTCCCGATGAGGCGCGTGCGAATATGAAAGCCGTGAAAGCCAGTGAAGCCGAGGAGACGCTGAAAGGCTGGATGGAATGGGCGAAAAACGAAAGGGATTCCTCGGGTAAAGTGGGAACGGTTGGGTGGTGTTTTGGCGGTGGCTGGTCTCTGAATGCGTCAATCGCGGCGCCAGTGGACGCAACAGTTATCTATTATGGTAACGTTACGCGTCCTGCATCCGATCTTAAAAAACTGAAAGGCCCGGTTCAGGGGCATTTTGCAACCAAAGACAAATGGATCAATAAAGAGATGGTCGCAGGCTTTGAGGCGGCCATGAAAGAGGCGGGGCGCCCAGATCCAGAGACTTACTGGTACGAAGCAGACCATGCTTTCGCGAACCCCTCTGGCGGGCGATTTGATGCCGAAGATGCCCAACTTGCGTGGACACGCACAATGGACTTCCTCGGCAAAAATCTGGCGTAA
- a CDS encoding HlyC/CorC family transporter: MELNIDTELLVSIGAIILLLALSGFFSGSETALTGASRARLHQMEQAGDKKAKIVNRLRARHTELISAILLGNNLVNILASALATSLMISWFGEIGVAYATLAMTALVLIFAEVLPKTYALRRPIRVARFVAPIMRPVTFLLSPFVMGVNMIVNMTLRLFGVTISTVDPDALSDAAQDELRGAIDLHSEDAGIIMHERHMLGTILDMDEVDLSEIMIHRKNVETVDSSKPVAEILDQVLSSPYTRLPLWRDDPENIIGIIHAKDVLRSLLPLKGDYTGLSIEDVASEPYFVPETTTLRNQLNAFLERHAHFALVVDEYGALMGLVTLEDILEEIVGDISDEHDEEVSGVTIIDDETIVTEGTVTIRDLNRKCGWSLPDEEAATIAGLVINEAKVIPEIGQVFTFFGFRFEVTQKERNQITELKVTHLDS; encoded by the coding sequence ATGGAACTGAATATAGATACGGAACTTCTGGTTTCGATCGGGGCCATTATCCTTCTTTTGGCATTATCCGGTTTCTTTTCCGGCTCTGAAACGGCACTTACAGGTGCCTCCCGCGCCCGCTTGCATCAAATGGAGCAGGCAGGAGATAAAAAAGCGAAAATTGTCAACCGTTTACGGGCCAGGCACACAGAACTGATCAGTGCAATTCTTCTTGGGAATAATCTGGTCAATATTCTGGCATCTGCATTGGCAACCAGCCTGATGATTTCCTGGTTTGGCGAGATAGGTGTGGCTTACGCAACACTCGCAATGACGGCGCTGGTTCTGATTTTCGCCGAAGTCCTGCCAAAAACCTATGCCTTGCGTCGACCCATTCGTGTTGCAAGATTTGTGGCCCCGATTATGCGGCCTGTGACCTTCCTTTTGTCCCCATTTGTTATGGGGGTAAATATGATCGTTAACATGACACTCCGTTTGTTTGGTGTAACAATATCGACAGTGGACCCCGATGCCCTGTCAGATGCTGCACAAGATGAACTGCGTGGAGCCATTGATCTACATTCAGAAGATGCGGGCATCATCATGCATGAACGCCATATGTTGGGGACGATCCTGGATATGGATGAGGTCGATCTGTCCGAGATTATGATCCACCGGAAAAACGTGGAAACCGTAGATAGCAGCAAACCGGTTGCCGAAATTCTGGATCAGGTATTGTCCAGCCCTTATACACGCCTCCCCTTGTGGCGGGATGATCCGGAAAACATTATCGGCATTATCCATGCGAAGGATGTTTTACGCTCTTTGTTACCTTTGAAGGGCGATTACACCGGACTGTCCATCGAGGATGTTGCCTCCGAACCCTATTTTGTGCCCGAAACGACAACCCTTCGAAACCAGCTCAATGCCTTTTTGGAACGTCATGCTCACTTCGCCCTTGTTGTGGATGAATATGGTGCCCTTATGGGTCTGGTGACACTTGAAGATATTCTGGAAGAAATCGTTGGTGACATCTCTGACGAACATGACGAGGAAGTTTCCGGTGTTACCATCATTGACGATGAAACAATCGTAACCGAAGGAACGGTAACAATTCGTGACCTTAACCGAAAATGCGGTTGGTCGCTGCCAGATGAAGAAGCAGCCACTATTGCAGGTTTGGTGATTAACGAGGCAAAAGTCATTCCGGAAATAGGACAAGTCTTTACATTCTTTGGTTTTCGCTTTGAAGTCACCCAAAAAGAGCGTAATCAGATAACCGAATTGAAGGTAACCCATCTGGACTCTTAA
- a CDS encoding helix-turn-helix domain-containing protein — MDVRRIDQHVGARIRERRIMMGYTQQQMAAMIGVTYQQAHKYEKGINRISAGRLYSIATALNVPINYFYDGLDASTNAHTSSRQRMCLEMARNFSSIENEKFQDALSHLARALSEVNTNQQ; from the coding sequence ATGGACGTCCGGCGTATTGATCAACATGTAGGTGCCCGCATTCGTGAGCGGCGCATTATGATGGGCTACACCCAGCAACAAATGGCAGCGATGATTGGTGTCACCTATCAGCAAGCCCATAAATATGAAAAGGGCATTAATCGGATTTCAGCAGGTCGACTTTACAGCATTGCGACAGCTCTCAACGTGCCTATTAATTACTTCTATGATGGGCTTGACGCCTCCACAAATGCGCACACCTCTTCGCGCCAAAGAATGTGTTTGGAGATGGCGCGAAACTTTTCGTCAATTGAAAATGAAAAGTTTCAGGATGCCCTAAGTCATCTTGCCCGGGCTCTGTCAGAAGTAAATACAAACCAGCAATAG
- the cobT gene encoding cobaltochelatase subunit CobT, which produces MSLSKNKETPAEAFKRATTSTMRAISRDKELEVLFGTDLPGLFQHRARISNPSRDLPEGDINRIRGESDSLALRKRYHDDALHSQLTPSGSDARTMFDAIEQARVEALGSNRMQGVSENLYRQLDTKCKEFGYDRIYDKSEAPLSEVLGLLVREKLTGTPVPSSAANMVDLWRSEIERKGDEDFQALIDTADDQEAFAAAAKQLLRDLDLYDEADGIDSSEDDQGESDEGEQDSEAESSGAEGDDEAQDASAAEEASAQEGSGDDSTDTEAGDTLEQEAQTDGEEAGKDRKASYPEDFRNSMEEPPYKAFTTEFDEIVQADELSEPEELSRLRQQLDQQLSTMHSLVSRLANRLQRKLQAQQNRSWSFDLEEGMLDAARLSRVVVDPMLPLSFKQEQDTEFRDTVVTLLIDNSGSMRGRPISIAAICADILARTLERCSVKVEILGFTTRAWKGGQSREKWLAEGKNPNPGRLNDLRHIVYKPADHPYRRAKQSLGLMLKEGLLKENIDGEGLLWAHNRLLGRPEQRRILMVISDGAPVDDSTLSVNPGNYLDRHLRDVISWIETRSPVELIAIGIGHDVTRYYEQAVTIIDAEQLGGVMMEQLADLFDEHRKSKKSASRW; this is translated from the coding sequence GTGTCCTTATCCAAGAACAAAGAAACGCCAGCAGAGGCATTTAAACGGGCAACCACATCCACGATGCGAGCCATCTCCCGTGATAAGGAGTTGGAAGTGTTGTTTGGAACAGACCTTCCGGGCCTGTTCCAGCATCGTGCCCGCATCTCAAATCCTTCCCGGGATCTGCCCGAAGGCGACATCAACAGGATCCGCGGCGAGTCTGACAGCCTTGCCCTTCGCAAGAGATATCACGACGATGCCTTGCATTCTCAGCTGACACCAAGCGGATCAGATGCCCGCACCATGTTCGATGCCATTGAACAGGCGCGCGTCGAGGCACTTGGCTCCAACCGGATGCAGGGAGTTTCCGAAAACCTCTACCGCCAACTGGACACCAAATGCAAAGAATTCGGGTATGATCGGATCTATGATAAATCTGAAGCGCCCCTTTCAGAAGTTCTGGGTCTTCTCGTTCGTGAAAAGCTGACCGGCACGCCTGTCCCGTCAAGTGCGGCCAATATGGTTGACCTTTGGCGCAGTGAAATCGAACGTAAAGGAGATGAAGATTTTCAAGCGTTGATTGACACCGCGGACGATCAGGAAGCCTTTGCTGCCGCAGCCAAACAACTGCTCCGTGATCTGGATCTATATGACGAAGCTGACGGCATAGATAGCTCCGAAGATGATCAGGGGGAAAGTGACGAAGGTGAACAGGATAGCGAAGCGGAAAGCAGCGGCGCTGAAGGCGATGATGAAGCACAAGATGCAAGTGCTGCCGAAGAAGCCAGTGCGCAAGAGGGCTCTGGCGATGACAGCACCGATACAGAAGCTGGCGACACACTAGAGCAAGAAGCGCAGACTGACGGAGAAGAAGCAGGTAAGGATCGTAAAGCCTCGTATCCAGAGGATTTCAGAAACTCAATGGAAGAGCCTCCATACAAGGCCTTCACAACTGAGTTTGACGAAATCGTTCAGGCGGACGAGCTGAGCGAACCTGAAGAGCTTTCCCGTTTGCGCCAACAACTGGATCAACAACTTTCAACCATGCACAGTCTGGTCAGCCGTCTTGCTAACCGTCTGCAAAGGAAACTACAGGCGCAGCAAAACCGCTCCTGGTCCTTTGATCTGGAAGAAGGCATGTTGGACGCCGCACGTTTGTCACGTGTTGTTGTGGACCCAATGCTGCCGCTTTCCTTTAAACAAGAGCAGGACACAGAGTTTCGTGACACCGTAGTAACACTTCTCATCGACAACTCTGGCTCCATGCGTGGCCGCCCGATTTCTATCGCAGCTATTTGCGCCGATATTCTTGCCAGAACTCTGGAACGGTGCTCAGTTAAAGTTGAGATCCTCGGCTTTACGACCCGCGCCTGGAAAGGTGGCCAATCTCGCGAAAAATGGCTGGCAGAAGGTAAAAACCCGAACCCGGGCCGCTTGAATGATCTCCGGCACATTGTCTACAAGCCGGCCGACCATCCTTATCGCCGGGCCAAGCAATCTCTAGGCTTGATGCTTAAAGAAGGGCTGCTGAAAGAAAACATCGATGGTGAAGGTCTACTTTGGGCTCACAATCGCCTTCTGGGCCGTCCAGAACAACGGCGCATCTTGATGGTCATTTCTGATGGTGCTCCGGTGGATGACAGCACACTGTCAGTCAACCCAGGTAACTATCTGGACCGTCACCTCAGGGATGTCATCAGCTGGATTGAAACACGATCCCCTGTGGAGCTGATTGCCATTGGTATCGGGCATGATGTGACCCGTTACTATGAACAGGCGGTGACGATCATTGATGCCGAACAGCTCGGTGGTGTCATGATGGAGCAGCTGGCCGACTTGTTTGATGAACATAGAAAGTCCAAGAAGTCAGCCAGTCGCTGGTAA
- the xerD gene encoding site-specific tyrosine recombinase XerD encodes MVGYLESFLEMLALERGAAENTIAAYRRDLESFDEYLSGTRTSAQDAEESDLSKYVQNLAREGFSTATQARRISAIKQFYMFLLNENIRADNPAMNLESPQSGRRLPKYLSEEEVDLLLNGAEGESAEDKRRTALLHILYATGLRVSELVTLPFPTFGEEDDFIIVRGKGNKERLIPVNDSAKKALNTYLEVRDSFMGEEYSSWLFPSRGKSGHLTRQRFGQILKDLAIEVGLEQKRVSPHVLRHAFASHLLAHGADLRSLQKMLGHADISTTQIYTHVLKERLVGLVNQHHPLAGAK; translated from the coding sequence ATGGTCGGCTATCTTGAGAGCTTTCTCGAGATGTTAGCGCTGGAGCGTGGGGCTGCAGAAAACACAATTGCCGCTTACCGCCGGGATCTGGAGAGTTTTGATGAGTATTTGTCTGGTACTCGGACCAGTGCGCAAGACGCTGAAGAGAGCGACCTTTCCAAATATGTGCAGAATTTGGCGCGAGAGGGATTTAGCACCGCTACACAGGCGCGCCGAATTAGCGCGATAAAGCAGTTCTATATGTTTCTGCTGAATGAAAATATTCGTGCCGACAACCCGGCGATGAACTTGGAAAGCCCGCAATCGGGACGCCGTCTTCCAAAATATCTGTCAGAAGAAGAGGTGGATCTGCTTCTAAATGGCGCGGAGGGTGAAAGTGCCGAAGATAAACGCCGTACCGCGCTTCTACACATTCTTTATGCAACAGGTTTACGTGTCAGCGAACTTGTCACCCTGCCTTTTCCAACCTTTGGAGAGGAAGATGATTTTATTATCGTGCGGGGTAAGGGAAATAAAGAGCGTCTGATTCCGGTAAATGACAGTGCGAAAAAAGCTCTAAACACATACTTGGAAGTGAGAGACAGCTTTATGGGGGAGGAGTATTCTAGTTGGTTATTTCCCTCTCGCGGAAAAAGTGGTCATTTGACCCGACAGAGGTTTGGTCAGATTCTAAAAGACTTGGCAATTGAAGTTGGACTAGAGCAAAAACGCGTTTCACCGCATGTTTTAAGGCATGCCTTTGCCAGTCACTTGTTGGCTCATGGTGCTGATTTGCGGTCACTTCAAAAGATGTTGGGGCATGCTGATATCTCCACAACACAGATTTACACCCATGTGTTAAAAGAGAGACTTGTTGGGTTGGTAAACCAGCATCACCCTCTCGCAGGTGCGAAATAA
- the rpmB gene encoding 50S ribosomal protein L28: MARRCELTGKGVQAGNNVSHAHNKTRRRFLPNVQDVRLMSETLGRSFALKVSAAALRSVEHNGGLDNFLMKAKDEKLSLQARRVKRDIKKAQTAAA, translated from the coding sequence ATGGCCCGTCGTTGTGAATTGACAGGTAAAGGTGTTCAGGCCGGCAACAATGTCAGCCATGCCCACAACAAAACTCGTCGTCGTTTTCTGCCAAACGTGCAGGACGTTCGTCTGATGTCTGAAACTCTTGGTCGTTCTTTCGCTCTGAAAGTATCCGCTGCCGCTCTTCGCTCTGTTGAGCATAATGGCGGTCTGGATAACTTCCTGATGAAAGCTAAAGACGAGAAACTTTCTCTTCAGGCACGTCGTGTGAAACGCGACATCAAAAAAGCTCAGACTGCTGCTGCATAA
- the cobS gene encoding cobaltochelatase subunit CobS, with protein sequence MTPLELAGDNPEINLPDIKVSVRDVFKLDSDLEVPAFSQKTELVPDLDPTYVFDHDTTMAILAGFAFNRRVMVQGYHGTGKSTHIEQVAARLNWPCIRINLDSHVSRIDLVGKDAIVLRDGKQVTEFQEGILPWALQSPTAIVFDEYDAGRPDVMFVIQRVLEVEGKLTLLDQNRVIRPHPAFRLFATTNTIGLGDTTGLYHGTQQLNQGQMDRWNIVTTLNYLPEEAETDIVLSKLPNYDTAEGRKTIQAMIGCAELTRSGFIAGDISTVMSPRSVITWAENAEIFGDVAFAFRVTFLNKCDEIERPIVAEYYQRAFGEELPESVANIVS encoded by the coding sequence ATGACCCCTTTAGAACTCGCCGGAGACAATCCGGAAATCAATCTGCCCGACATCAAGGTTTCTGTTCGGGACGTATTTAAGCTGGATTCAGATCTTGAAGTCCCGGCTTTCAGCCAGAAAACAGAATTGGTGCCAGACCTTGATCCAACTTATGTGTTTGATCATGACACAACCATGGCCATTCTGGCAGGTTTTGCGTTCAACCGTCGTGTGATGGTGCAGGGTTATCACGGTACGGGTAAGTCTACACATATTGAACAAGTAGCCGCGCGGCTTAACTGGCCCTGCATTCGTATCAACCTGGACAGCCACGTCTCCCGTATTGATCTGGTTGGTAAAGACGCCATTGTACTTCGCGATGGAAAACAGGTTACAGAATTTCAGGAAGGCATCCTGCCTTGGGCTCTTCAATCCCCAACCGCGATTGTATTTGACGAATATGATGCAGGTCGTCCAGATGTGATGTTCGTAATCCAGCGAGTTCTTGAAGTAGAAGGTAAATTGACGCTTCTCGATCAGAACCGAGTGATCCGCCCTCATCCGGCTTTTCGTTTGTTTGCTACAACGAACACTATTGGTCTTGGCGACACAACAGGCCTTTACCATGGCACACAGCAGCTAAACCAGGGTCAGATGGACCGTTGGAACATTGTGACGACATTGAACTATCTGCCGGAAGAAGCCGAGACAGATATCGTTCTTTCCAAACTGCCAAACTATGATACCGCCGAAGGCCGTAAGACAATTCAGGCCATGATTGGCTGTGCGGAACTGACGCGTTCCGGCTTTATTGCTGGTGACATTTCGACTGTGATGAGCCCGCGTTCAGTTATCACATGGGCTGAAAATGCAGAGATTTTTGGTGATGTTGCTTTTGCGTTCCGCGTCACGTTCCTTAATAAATGCGACGAGATTGAACGCCCAATTGTCGCAGAATATTATCAGCGTGCCTTTGGTGAGGAATTGCCGGAATCTGTCGCTAACATTGTGAGCTAG
- a CDS encoding BolA family protein, producing MSVRDTIESKLRDTFSPEFLEVLDESALHAGHAGAPEGGESHFRVKMIARTFDGEGRVARQRAVYRVLQDEMKNQIHALALELKTPDEI from the coding sequence ATGTCAGTACGCGATACCATTGAATCCAAACTAAGGGACACATTTTCTCCTGAGTTTTTAGAGGTTTTGGATGAATCAGCATTACATGCAGGTCATGCAGGTGCTCCGGAGGGCGGGGAGAGCCATTTCAGAGTCAAAATGATCGCCCGTACATTTGATGGTGAAGGCCGTGTTGCAAGGCAGCGGGCAGTCTATCGTGTTCTTCAAGATGAAATGAAAAACCAGATCCACGCATTGGCTTTGGAATTGAAAACGCCTGACGAAATTTGA
- a CDS encoding shikimate kinase → MNKNGARPSNAGSNNDQKTIVLVGLMGAGKSSVGRRLASALNLPFKDADAEIETASNLTVSEFFERHGEEKFRDGERKVISRLLDGSRHVLATGGGAYMNDKTRALIKSKAVSVWLKADLDTLVNRCMKRNTRPLLRTGDPREILSNLMDQRYPIYSEADIVVESGEGPHEIVVNSIISALREYKPGTGNAS, encoded by the coding sequence ATGAATAAAAATGGTGCCCGCCCTTCTAACGCGGGATCAAATAACGACCAAAAAACCATCGTACTTGTGGGATTAATGGGAGCGGGAAAAAGTTCCGTGGGGCGTAGGTTGGCAAGTGCCTTGAACCTTCCTTTCAAAGATGCGGATGCTGAAATAGAAACTGCATCCAATCTTACTGTCAGCGAATTTTTTGAACGCCACGGTGAAGAGAAATTTCGCGATGGTGAAAGAAAGGTTATTTCCAGGCTTCTGGACGGGAGCCGTCATGTTCTTGCAACCGGTGGCGGTGCCTATATGAATGACAAAACGCGCGCACTCATTAAAAGCAAAGCCGTTAGTGTCTGGCTAAAAGCTGATTTGGATACACTTGTGAACCGCTGCATGAAACGCAACACACGCCCACTACTTCGCACTGGTGATCCGCGAGAAATACTGTCCAATTTAATGGACCAAAGATATCCAATTTATTCTGAGGCAGATATTGTTGTTGAAAGCGGCGAAGGCCCTCACGAAATAGTTGTGAACAGTATCATTTCTGCATTGCGGGAATATAAACCGGGTACGGGAAATGCCAGCTAA
- a CDS encoding J domain-containing protein, which yields MSNSANKYRFEQAKTSARTCDHPDCQEPGDHRAPKTRMLDRGSPDDYQWFCLPHIREFNKGWNFFDGMSDDEVLRYKDEDITGHRPTWKLGSRTSRPKHSPRYDDPFEFQKDGEFGDYAKAKRSGSNKVVDPELDPEQRAALATLNLSPGCSLNDIKKRRKELARKYHPDINGGDKQAEEILKNINQAYTHLLSSGQF from the coding sequence ATGAGTAATTCAGCGAACAAATACCGTTTTGAACAGGCAAAAACATCTGCTCGCACCTGCGATCACCCAGATTGCCAGGAGCCCGGTGATCATCGTGCGCCAAAAACGCGTATGCTCGATCGTGGCTCCCCTGACGATTACCAATGGTTCTGCCTCCCTCATATTCGTGAGTTTAACAAAGGCTGGAATTTTTTCGACGGTATGAGCGACGATGAAGTACTTCGCTACAAGGACGAAGATATCACTGGCCATCGCCCTACATGGAAGCTGGGCAGCCGAACATCTCGCCCCAAACATTCTCCCAGATATGACGATCCATTTGAGTTTCAGAAGGATGGCGAATTTGGGGATTATGCCAAAGCAAAACGGTCTGGCTCCAACAAGGTTGTTGACCCGGAACTGGATCCAGAGCAACGTGCTGCTTTAGCAACTTTAAACCTAAGTCCCGGATGCAGTCTGAATGACATAAAAAAACGCCGCAAGGAACTTGCCAGAAAATACCATCCAGACATTAACGGGGGTGATAAACAGGCTGAAGAAATTCTAAAGAACATCAACCAAGCCTATACTCACCTTCTTTCAAGCGGACAATTCTGA